A region of the Desulfobacter postgatei 2ac9 genome:
TGGTCGTTAACGGCAAAGCTTGGGGCGCGATATCCATAAACAGCCTGGCCTGTTATATCTTCGAGGCGTTTTTTACTGGTCAAAAGATCCCGGGTCAACTGATTTTTATTTAGAGCCGTACACAGGTGGTGGTTGTCTCCGTGGGAGGCCACCTCATGGCCTCTGTCTCTGATCTGTCTGACCAAAGCAGGCAGTCTTTCTGCAATCCAGCCAAGAATAAAAAAGGTGGCTCTGGGTTTAAAAGAAAAGGTGTCCAGCAGGTCCAGGATCAGATGGGTATTCTTTTCCACCCGGGGTTCCAAAGAATTCCAGGTTGAAAAGTCAATATACGACTTGAAATTTTCCACCTGAAACCACTCTTCTACATCAATTGTCAGAAGTATTGCGGGCTTTTTTGCCAATTTTCGTCAACAAAATAAATAGAAGATAAACCAGAACAAGGCCTGTGCCAAAGACGATTAAGCCGGACATGTCATGAAGAAATCCATGGGCGGCTTCCGGGCCCACCCAGGCAGCCAGCATGCCGGTAATGGTCAACCGGACAACATTCGTGGCCACGGCGATGGGAACGGCAGATAAAAATAGCACCCATTTTTTCCATTGGCTGACATGGGATAAAAATGCAAATGCTCCGGTCAGGGCCAGCAGTGATGTCAATGACCGAATTCCCGAGCAGGCATCCACCACTTCCAGGGAGGTATTGGCCAGGTGAAGGATATTGCCCTCCCTGAACACCGGAATGCCCACCATGCTGATGGTTTCAGATGAAATTCGGGCAGCAAAAAGTTGAAGGGGGAAAGCGATTTTATTCCAGATAATGGCTGGAATGGGGATCATCATGATCAGGTAGCTCAGCGGGACAATAAGCGCTTTGAGCATGGCCGTCCCAAAGCTGAACGCGATGATGCCGGCCAGAGTGATGATCATGGATGTCCGCATTAAAAACAATTCTGCGCCAAGATTTCCCGCAATATATACCATCATGCCGAAAATAATGATAAAAATACCTGATATTGACGATTTGCATGGGATCTGGCGCAGGTGGTTCTGGCGATACCAGACCATATACCCGGCAACAAAGGGAATGAGAAATCCATGGGAAAAATTGGGGTCAATAAACCAGTCCCCTATGAGATCCTTTAACGTCGACCAGTAGAGGAAGGTAAATGTGGCGGCAATCAACAGAATCTGAATTATGTGCTTTGATTTCATGAAGTTAATTTGGAATAAATTGATTGAGGGTAGGGTAAACCTCATCTGCAAATTGCGTCAAAAGCACCTCGGTCTCTGTTTCATTTTTTATCACCGGCGCAATCAGGCGCACAAAAGAGCCGTCCGTGCGGTTTTTTGTGATTGAATCCAGCACGAGCCAGATTTTCTGCATATATTCTGAACTGATAATCCGCCCCCGGGAGTGGAACCAGTAATATACCACCTGCTTTTGCCCATCTTTGTTCAGCAGAAGTCGGGCTATTTTTATTGTTTTACCGCTCTTGGGTAAGTCAATCGGAATAACAGAGCTTTGGACAATATTCCACCCTGCACCAGGCATGCAGTTTTTGGGTGAATGGATCAAATCGCCTTTACTCTGGCTTTGATAGAATCCCACATAAATATTCACCGCCTGGCCCGGGCCTTTGCTGAAGTTCGCCATGATATAGTCTTCAACCCCCAGGATATTGTACACCTTTTCATCCATTTGACTGGATACACCCAGCCAGGGGCCAAGCTCAAGGGGAAATTGACTGAAGGGGCGGTTCGGTTTGATACGCTCTGAGTGTGAAAACAGCGTTGTCAGGCCGGCGGCCGAAATAAGAAGGATTACGATAATGGCGGTATGTTTGGGTGACATTTTTTAATCAAATATTGCTTTTTCAAGGCTTATTCTGGACAACACCTTATCCGGTCGGATAGGCCGTTCCGGAATAAAACGAACAAAAACGGAGATGGTATTTTCTTCGTAATTCTCTCTTGAGGCATCATTTGTTTTGAAATTTGTGTGAGTGGCATCGGCACTTACCTGGAGCCATCTCAACGGATTCCATGTCAGGCCGCCGCCGATCTCGTAGGTG
Encoded here:
- a CDS encoding exosortase/archaeosortase family protein, which gives rise to MKSKHIIQILLIAATFTFLYWSTLKDLIGDWFIDPNFSHGFLIPFVAGYMVWYRQNHLRQIPCKSSISGIFIIIFGMMVYIAGNLGAELFLMRTSMIITLAGIIAFSFGTAMLKALIVPLSYLIMMIPIPAIIWNKIAFPLQLFAARISSETISMVGIPVFREGNILHLANTSLEVVDACSGIRSLTSLLALTGAFAFLSHVSQWKKWVLFLSAVPIAVATNVVRLTITGMLAAWVGPEAAHGFLHDMSGLIVFGTGLVLVYLLFILLTKIGKKARNTSDN
- a CDS encoding exosortase C-terminal domain/associated protein EpsI, coding for MSPKHTAIIVILLISAAGLTTLFSHSERIKPNRPFSQFPLELGPWLGVSSQMDEKVYNILGVEDYIMANFSKGPGQAVNIYVGFYQSQSKGDLIHSPKNCMPGAGWNIVQSSVIPIDLPKSGKTIKIARLLLNKDGQKQVVYYWFHSRGRIISSEYMQKIWLVLDSITKNRTDGSFVRLIAPVIKNETETEVLLTQFADEVYPTLNQFIPN